GATGACAATAACACAAAAAATATAAATGTTAATTAAAAACTTAGTCATATGAAAAATGTAATTTTACTTTCATTGCTATCAATTTTTGTTTTCACAAACAAAACAATTGCACAAAACTCTGTTGAGAATATTTCAACAAATGCAGTTTATAGCACTATTCAGGTAGCCATAGATTCTTCTACAAATGGAGACACAATTATTGCCAAGCCTGGAACTTATGTCGAAAACATAAATTTCAATGGGAAAAATATTGTTCTGGCTTCGCAATATCTTTTCAGCAACGATACAAATCACATTGAAAATACTATAATTGATGGAAACCAAAACGGAAGTTGTGTAATCTTTGAAAACGAAGAAGATTCAACAACAATGCTTTGTGGTTTCACCATTTCAAATGGTAGTGGATATTATTATCCAAATCATGACACATCTTCCAGTGGAAATGTATTTTATGATGCTGTTCTTGGTGGTGGAATTTATTGCGATAGTGCAAACCCAAAATTATTTTTCTTGAAAATAGTAAATGATTCACTAATTTCATCTTATGAATATAAATATGGTGCTGGAATATATTTAAATTATTCAAATTCAATTATCGAAAATTGCGATATTTCATACAATGGAGTTAATTATTTAGGTTCTGGTGCAATTTATTGCCTAAATTCAAATTTGAAAATAATTGAAACTAATATCATCGATAATCTTGGTTTAAGTGGATTGTTTTCTAACTCTTCGAATGTATATATTGAAAATGCTGTTATTTCAAACAATTCCAATGATTCATATGGTGGTGGAATTCAAGCCAATTATTCAAATATAAATATCGAAAATGTTAGGATACTTAACAATTTTGGATTCTCAGGAGGAGGAATATCTTGCGTTAATTCTAATTTTAATATTAATAACACAATAATTCAAAATAATACAGCTGGAACTGGTCCAGGTGGAATAGCGATTAGTTATTCAGATAGTTTTAATATTTCAAATACAAAAATATATGAAAATTCTGGATTTTATGATGGAGGAATTGGGGCATACGATGCAAATATAAATTTTAGAAATGTTGAAATAATTGGAAACGAATCATGGGATGGAATAAGCGGTGCCTTAATATATGATTGTACTGTCGATTTTCGTAATTGCCTGATTGTCAGAAACGATAATCAGACACAAAATCCGTCTGGAATTGCTTTTTACAACTCTCAAGGTTTCCTTATAAAATCTACTATTGCAAATAATAATTGTCATGTTAGCGCAGGCTCAACTTTCAGCACTTCCGATATTGTTATTCTGAACACTATTATTTACGGTAATTATTTAATCGACAATTCTAATAGTTTTCAATTCGATTTAGATGGTCCTGCAAATATTGCATATTCAAATATAGGAAATCTTACGCCTCCAAATAACATTTTCTCTCAAGGAAATATTCAAACCAACCCATTTTTTGTTAATCCTATTCCAACTGTCCCCTATTCAGGATACCAAAACCTTAGTTATCATCTTTTGGGGAATTCACCCTGCATAGATACAGGAACCGATTTTTATGTTTATAATGGCGATACGATTTTGGATTTAGATCCAAGTGAGTATTATGGCTCTGCTCCAGATATGGGCTACTACGAGTATCAGTTTCAGCCAAGCACTCAGATTGATATTGGAGTAACAGATTTAATATATCCTACAGGTATGAATTGTGGATTATCATCATTCGACTCAATAATTGTTTTAGTTAGAAATTTTGGTTCGGATACTGTTACAAGTTTTAATATTAATTACAGTATATCACAATCTCCCTATTCCCTAAATCCTGTAAATGAAACTATTTTACCTGGAGCAAATAAGGAAATTCTGCTTTCAAACAATTTTAATTTTTCTACTCCCAACGAATATGAATTATGCGCATCGACAGGACTTCTTGGCGATACAATAAATAGTAATGACAGCTTAACTACAATAATTTTTTCAGGAACAGAAATAGATAACTTTCCATATTTTACAGATTTTGAAACCAACAATGGATTTTGGAAAAAAAGTTCTCAATCTGCTTCATGGGAATGGGGAGTACCAAATGGTTCATACATTAACTCTGCTCCGAGTGGAACAAATATTTGGGCAACAAATTTGTCAAATGACATTTTTATGGAATTATCATACATCGAAAGTCCATGTTTTGATTTTTCTAATCTGACACTCCCAGTTATCATGTTTGATTTTATTTTAGATATTGATGTTGAAGATGGTACAGCTCTACAATCTTCTATAGATGATGGAGCAAGCTGGCAATACGTTGGAGCAATGGGCGACACAGGAAATTGGTATAATGATACCTGCTCAAGTTTAGATATATTTGGGACAAATACCGGTTCGTGGTTTTACTATAGCTCTCAAATCCAATGGAGAAATGCAAGTCATACTTTACAAAATTTGGCAGGCGAAGCGAATGTAAAATTTCGTTTTGTAATTTCATGTCAACCCTATTATCCAGGGGATGAAGGTTTTGCATTTGATAATTTTTCGATATACGAAACAGCAATAATAACAAACACTGAAAGAATATATCAAAAACCATTCGCTCTCTACCAAAACACCCCAAACCCATTTTCCGAAACTACAAAAATCTGCTTTTATGTTCCGAAAAAAACTGATGTAGAAATTTCCGTCTATAATGTTTTAGGTGAAAAAATTGAAACCTTCGTATCAAAGTCTTTTGCAACAGGAAATCATTCAATAAAATTCAATTCAAAAAAATATAATTCAGGAACATATTTTTATAAAATGACTTGCCCCGATTTTGTTGACACTAAAAATATGATTATTTTGGAATGATTTGTTGAAAATGATGACAATAACACAAAAAATATAAATGTTAATTAAAAACTTAGTCCTATGAAAAATGTAATTATACTTTCATTGCTTTCAATTTTTATTTTCACAAACAAAACAATTGCACAAAACTCTGTTGAGAATATTTCAACAAATGCAGTTTATAGCACTATTCAGGCAGCCATAGATTCTTCTACAAATGGAGACACAATCATTGCTCAGTCTGGGACTTATCTCGAAAACATAAATTTTAATGGGAAAAATATTGTTTTGGCTTCCGAATATTTCTTAACTGGCGACACAATGTATATCGACAGCACAATAATAAATGGAAACCAAAATGGCTCATGTGTAGTTTTTGAAAATGGAGAAGATACAACTGCATTGCTTTCAGGTTTTACAATTACAAATGGAAGTGGTTATTTTTATCCGAATTATGACACTTCAAATAGTGGATATTATATTGATGCATATCTCGGTGGTGGAATTTATTGCGATAGTGCAAGCCCCAGGCTTTTCTCTCTAAAAATTGTGAAAGATTCACTACTATCATCCACCGGAAATAAATACGGAAGTGGAATATATTTTAATTATTCAAATTCAATTATTGAGAATTGTGATATTTCATATAATTATTCAAGTTATTATAGAGGAAGTGCAATATATTGTTCATCTTCTGATGTAAAATTTTTCAATTCAAAAATTCAGCAAAATGATGGTGGAATCGGTTCTATCAATTCAAATTTGTATATAGAAGATGTAATAATCATAGACAATTATATTGATGGAAATGGAGGTGGAATTGATGCATATCACTCTGATTATTATCTAAATAATGTATCGTTAATTAATAATGATTCATATGCTGATGGAGGAGGAATATATTGCTATCAATCAAACTTTAATATTTACAACACCTTAATTCAAAACAACATGGCAGGATCGGGAAGTGGAGGTGGTATCTGTATTTCTTATTCAGATAGTTTTAATATTTCAAATTCAAAAATAATTGAAAACTCAGGATTTCGAAGCGGTGGCATTCAAGCAATATATTCAAATCTGAATTTTAAGAATGTAGAAATAGTTGGCAATGAAATCGATGACGGAATTGCCGGAATCGAAATAATTGAATGCACTTTCGATTTTCGTAAATGCCTGATTGCCAGGAACGATGGGAATATGTACAGCTATTCTGCCGCAGCTTTTTACGACTCTCAAGGTTATATTATAAACTCCACTATTGCAAATAATTATAGTCCGGTTTACGAATCCAGTGTATTGCTAGATTCTTGCGTCATACTTATACTAAACACAATTATTCAAAACAATTATGCTGAAAATAACCTTAATGATATAATCCAATATGATCTTTATGGAAATGCTGAAATTACTTATTCCGACATAGGAGTCCTGTTACCAAACAGCCAAATCTTCACACAAAATAATATTCAATCAGATCCTCTATTTGTAAATCCAATCCCAACAATCCCTTATACAGGTTATCAAAACCTAAGCTATCATCTTTTGTGGAACTCTCCGTGCATTGATGCAGGAATTGATTTTTATGTTTATAATGGAGACACAATTTTAGATTTAGACCCAAGTGAATACAACGGTTCTGCTCCAGATATGGGATACTTTGAATATGGATTTCAGGCAAATGCTCCACTTGATATAGGAGTCGTAGATATTTTACATCCGGTGGGCATGAATTGTGGACTTGAATCAACGGATTCTGTTATTGCAGTAGTTAGAAATTTTGGTTCTGATACTATTATCAATTTCACACTATATTTTAAAATGGGTAATTCATACAGCTATTTTACCGTGAATGATACTATTATGCCTGGAAATAATCTTGTTGCACCTCCAAAATTTCTAAACTATTCAGGTCCAAATGATTTTGACTTATTTATATGGACTGGGTTTCCAAATGGAGGAAGTGACTCAATCAATTCAAACGACACTTTAAATGTGTTGCTCTATCAAGGAACTACAATCGAAAACTTCCCATATTTCACCGACTTTGAAATCAATCAAGGATTTTGGAAATCATACTCCGAACAATCGAGCTGGGAATGGGGCGCTCCAAATGGTTACGATATAAACTCTGCACCCAGCGGAAACAATGTTTGGGCAACGAATCTTTCAGGAATGATCTTTTTAGAAGATTCGTATATTGAAAGTCCGTGTTTCGATTTTTCAAATTTGATTGAACCTGTTATAAATATTGATTTCATTACAGTTCTTGGTAGTGGTGAAGGTGCCGCCCTACAATCGTCAATTGATGGAGGAATAAGTTGGCAATATGTTGGAGCAGTAGGCGATACAGGAAATTGGTATAACGACACTTGCTCGAATCTTAATATTTTTGGGACAAACACCGGTGCATGGAATAGTTATGGAACACAATCGATTTGGCAAAATGCCAGCCATGAGTTGCAGTACCTTGCCGGCGAATCGAAT
The sequence above is a segment of the Bacteroidota bacterium genome. Coding sequences within it:
- a CDS encoding T9SS type A sorting domain-containing protein, producing MKNVILLSLLSIFVFTNKTIAQNSVENISTNAVYSTIQVAIDSSTNGDTIIAKPGTYVENINFNGKNIVLASQYLFSNDTNHIENTIIDGNQNGSCVIFENEEDSTTMLCGFTISNGSGYYYPNHDTSSSGNVFYDAVLGGGIYCDSANPKLFFLKIVNDSLISSYEYKYGAGIYLNYSNSIIENCDISYNGVNYLGSGAIYCLNSNLKIIETNIIDNLGLSGLFSNSSNVYIENAVISNNSNDSYGGGIQANYSNINIENVRILNNFGFSGGGISCVNSNFNINNTIIQNNTAGTGPGGIAISYSDSFNISNTKIYENSGFYDGGIGAYDANINFRNVEIIGNESWDGISGALIYDCTVDFRNCLIVRNDNQTQNPSGIAFYNSQGFLIKSTIANNNCHVSAGSTFSTSDIVILNTIIYGNYLIDNSNSFQFDLDGPANIAYSNIGNLTPPNNIFSQGNIQTNPFFVNPIPTVPYSGYQNLSYHLLGNSPCIDTGTDFYVYNGDTILDLDPSEYYGSAPDMGYYEYQFQPSTQIDIGVTDLIYPTGMNCGLSSFDSIIVLVRNFGSDTVTSFNINYSISQSPYSLNPVNETILPGANKEILLSNNFNFSTPNEYELCASTGLLGDTINSNDSLTTIIFSGTEIDNFPYFTDFETNNGFWKKSSQSASWEWGVPNGSYINSAPSGTNIWATNLSNDIFMELSYIESPCFDFSNLTLPVIMFDFILDIDVEDGTALQSSIDDGASWQYVGAMGDTGNWYNDTCSSLDIFGTNTGSWFYYSSQIQWRNASHTLQNLAGEANVKFRFVISCQPYYPGDEGFAFDNFSIYETAIITNTERIYQKPFALYQNTPNPFSETTKICFYVPKKTDVEISVYNVLGEKIETFVSKSFATGNHSIKFNSKKYNSGTYFYKMTCPDFVDTKNMIILE